TCCTGTGAAATCTGTGACTCACTGTTGCCCTGATATTGTTATGGCTCGGCCCGTTGCTAGCGAGAAGATGAGGGGTGGCGGGGCTCCTCGGTGGTATAACTCAGACGTACCGAGGTTGACTGCTCCCTTCCACCCACTCCCTGGCCTTGCGCAAGGTGGAGGCTGGCGTGGGAGGGCTGAAAGACCCGAGGATGGAGTTCCTGCAACAAGCACCCTTTTTCCTAAGCTGAGGAGACTGAGCGACCTCGCAAAGGGGAAGGCACGAAGGGGAAGGCACCGTAACaaccccaaaggaaaacacaccGCAAGCCAGCGTGGAAGGTGACATGCTTTTATTACTCGACTGAGTCCCAGCCAAAGGCTGGCAGATGCCCCCACCCTGGGCACCGCTCACCCCTCGCTTCCCCCCGCAGACCCCCTAAAAGCCAGGGGGATGCAGCAGTGTCGCGTTGGGCTGCCCACAGCCTCTCGGGAGCGTGCTGGGGGCCAGGTCATGCCCACCCCGCTGTGGCCAGGGCGCTGGCGGTAGCTGCGGGTGAGCAGGGTGTAGAGGAAGGGGTTGACACAGCTGTTGCCATAGGCCAGGCAGGTGACAGCAAAGTTGAGGTACGCCTGGGTGGTGGGACCGAtgcccagcccctcagcccagTACAGGCCGGCCAGCTGCCAAGCCcagaagggaaggaagcagGCCCAGTAAGCCACCACGATGGTGGAGATCCTGGAGAAGAGCCGCCGGGCGGGGGCCCGTCCGGGCGCCGGCGGCCACGGGCCCCAGGTAGAGGAGCGGTACGCCCAGGCCAAGCGAGTGTAGACGACAGCCAGCACCACGCCGGGCACCAGGACACCAGTGCCAAAGAGCACCGTCAGGTAGAGCCGGAACGCCGCTGGCGTCCAAGTGGGGATGCAGATGCGCTTCTGGGGGCCGCCCCCATCCCGCAGCCGGGTCATGGCCATCATGGGGGCCGCGAGCAGGAGCGAAAGCAGCCAGAGGCCGGCGCTGGCCAGCTTGCGGTAAGTGCCAGCGGCCCGCCTGGCCCGCAGCGGCCTGGCCACCGCCCAGTACCTCTCCAGGCTCATGGCggtcagcaggaagatgctggCGTGCATGGTGAGGAGATCCAGGCTCAGCAAAAGCCTGCAGCCCACGTCTCCAAAGAACCAGTCGTGGGCAAAGTAGGTGCAGACGACGAAGGGGATAGTGGAGAGGTACAGGAGGTCGGCCAGCGCCAGGTTGATCACGTAGACCCCCAGGGAGCCCGCCGAGTGGCCCGCCACTCTCCCAGAGGCCACCGCCACCGTGTAGATGTTCCCCACCGTGCCGGTTAGGCAcatgagcagcagcactgcGCCCAGCGGCCCCGTGACCGGGCTGTCTCCTGCCAGGACGTTACTGCCCTCACCCCTGCCGCTGCTTTCCTCCGAGAAGCTGCCGCCCTCGGGATCCTCCCCGGGCCTCGCGTTGATGGGAGAAGGATCACACGACATCTTTGGGTCGGGTGAGCAAGAGCAAGTGGCTGTCAGCGACCTGTCCCTTTCTCCTTTGGTGTATGGGAACCTACAAGAGGGAAGAATGGTGAGAGTTCACTAGACATAGGCTAGAGAAGTCTATTGCTCACCTCCAGCCATCCAGTCCGTTTTCCTGATCTCGTCCATCACAAGCTCCATCCAGTGGTTTGCCTTAACCACCGAAGGCTGAGGTAGGGACACCCTTTCCCCTTCAAGAATGACAGGTGCAAAATAACCTCTGCCAGTCAGGAGGAAATGTCTCTGTgcttcagcagctcctcattTGTTGCTTCTCCAGGATTCTCTGGGCCCATGGAGACCAGCAGACTCAGCAGACAAGCTGATTTCTCCTTCTCCCAGCTCAGATAGACTCCGGAGAAGTGGGCTCTCCCCCCTGAACCAGCCCCCAGAGAGCTGCCTTGCCCACAGTGTAGAGGAATGTGTCTGACTCACAGCTTCACACACCGGTGTGAGCGCAGTCCCAGTTTATCCTGGCCCCTTGGCCGCTTGCTGAGAAGCCATGCtatctctttcctctttcttgaaGACATCCTCAGTgccttcctctgctttcctccagctccctcttccttcttgttcttttttccctttctttttctcatttcccctTGCAGTTTTCCTCATTTGAAAGGAAATTCTCATTCTCACACAGCCAAAAGCCAAGACTGCCTAATGTGGCAGAGGGGAAAAGCACCCTGCTGTTGCTTTAGAGGGAAACAAGGGCCAGCCCTGGAATTGCCGGGCTGAGAGGGCCTGTCCCTGACTCCCTTCCAAGGATATCAGGGCCCCTTGAGGGGGACAATGGATGTAGCCCCAAGTTTGCAAGCAAGCCCACCAGATGGTAGGATATCTCACATTTTCTATGACCTGTTCCACCCTCATCTCCCAGACCACAGCAAGCTCCTAGAGACTCAAAGGGCTGGATATTTTAGACCcactctttcccctctcttctcAATGACCatcctccctctctctgctttcccccTCCTTGCCTCTTCTCCTCAGGACTCGCTGCCTCCCCTCAGAGGGAGCATAAGCCTGTTAGGTAGGCACCATTGCCTTCTAGCGAGATATTCCTGCATGACACCTAGGCCCTTCTGTGCTCAACACCACCCTGCTCTTTCTTCACACAAACCCAACCCTCATTTGCCTCAGGGATCAGACACCGAAtctgaggagcagagacagaTGTGCCATTACCAAATGTCCTCTGCTGATAGTTCACAGTGAGGTTcaggccattccagccacactCTTTTGCATCCTCGATGTACTAGGTTCACTGTGGCTGGGTTAAATGCCTCCActcatctccagcagcagtAACTCAGCAGCAAACAGGAGAAGGAAGCATCCTACCTGTACTGCCCTTGCTGCAATAGGTCCAAAGGCACCTTCCCAAGCAATGTGCTGCATATCACAGCACGGCCATGCCACAGGAGAGGGCCTGCAGCACATGGCATTGATGTGGGCAACCTCAGAGGCCTCCCTCTGGCTGTCAACTCCTGGCATGTCTGGGTCACTCTGAGAGGAGAACTCGATGTGCAGGTTGTTCAGATggagctttgtttttttaaaggattgcCCCATTTTCATGTTGCCAGAACCAAAAGGCATTTCACTTTGAAAGACGAGCTTCGGAATGGATTTTGGATTTTAGGACAGTCGTGCTCCAAACTGGGAGGGATCAGCAAACTGCAGCGAGTATCTGCTTTTGGGTGGAAAGCTCCACTCTATcatggcagcaggatgagcgATGCCACTGCTCATCCAGGAAGCTGACTCTCCCAACAGGCTGTGGTGGTCTCAGCACAGAGAGGGCTTCCTTGGACCATGCCTTTGTCCATTTGTCTCTGATGGGAAGATTCCCAGTCCACCTGCCCTGGGAAATGCAATGAAGAAGGACTGCTCCTTGCTCTGGTTGTCTGTGCCtgttttttcaagaaaagacCTCCCACCTTAGCAGCTCAGCTCATTTAGGAAGTTAAATTACAGTGGGATTTTTCAATTCATTTCTTTATGAGCTAATTAAAATCCTGGCTGCCTCATTAATTCCAGTTAGCTCCCCTTAACACGGTAGATGCCTACTCTCACACCGTGCCTGTGTAAAACTGCAGacacaccaggtcccacagtcaCCAGCAGAACTCAGCTGCTCCTTCCAGCATGTGACACACAGCTCTCCCACGAGAGCTTTAAGAAATCCTCAAGCTACGAATCACATGTTGATTTAGTGGCTAGGGCTAACTGTTGCTTGAAGGGCATGAGCATTCAGAGTTCCTACTACTGCATAAAATTACATGTAATATACAATATATACATATAGGGCAGAGTGAAAgtgcaaggcttttgacatgaGAACGAGGGAGCAGAGATCCGGGTACTACTAACTTCAGACATCAATCCTTAGGCTCTAGTAAAGTCGACAGAGAGTCCAAAGTCTGTATCAGACATGCCATGGGCTGCTCTCTGCCAGACCCAGCTTCTCTCCATTGGTCTGACTAGAGACTCAAATTTGGCAGGTGAACTTCAAGAGCAAGAATATCCCTCACAGTATCTTCCCTAGGGCAATATTGCATATCCCATCGCTTTTTGTTAcatctacacacacacacacacatccacacaGCTGTACACACACGTTGCTCTCAAACTCCTCTGTAGCAATCAGAGGAAAGTCTCCCCACATTTCAAGCCCATACACAGCAAGAGGAAACAGGCCTCACATTTGGCTGTTAGATTGCATCTTTTAAGGGAGCTTTCTCAACTACAGCTCCAACTTGATCAAATATCTAGATGTGTCACATCTCTGTCTCCAGCAGAGAAGCCATTTGCTGTAGAGGAACAGTCTCTCCTAGTCCAGCAGCCCCTGCAACCCATTGGAGTGCAGCTCCCGCCAGGCAGGTGTTTTCTTGGGTAAGGTAGGTGACTGCAGTTACATACAGGAGTGATGGTAGGTCCTGTGTCCAATGTAGCAAAGTGCCAAGTTTTCAAGGCCCGCTTGACAGGCAAGGCCTGCCAGCATCCACTCAGATCACAGCAATTTAACAGTGACAGCTTGCACTGAGGATTCAAGTCTCACAGTCTTGCACTTGAAAGGAAGCAGCTTAATTGGGCCCTCAGAATGtctatggggggaaaaaaaagtgcttcaaAGAGTGCTTTAAGAGCACTGTGTTTCTCTGATGtcaatctcctctcctctcctctcctgacAGCCCACTCAACAGGACCAGGTAGAGTTGAGTCACAGCGAGGTTCCCAGCTTCTTTAGGATTTAAACTTGAAGTAGGCTTCAACTGTAGTGAAGGATAAAGATGGTGCGTTAGGGGGCAATACCCTGAACTGGAGTAGCAAGAGGGGAACGAAACAGCATGCAGGCACCTACTTGCATATTCCTGTGGTGTCATGTCCTGGTTAATGACACTGGTGAAGGCTGAGATCCAGTCCAGCTGGTCAGCCTCCGTCTCGCAGGTGAAGGGATATTCCCGGTCAGGGGTTACAATGGTGAGGCCATAGTGCCAAGAGAAGTTGCCTTGTGTTCCCGAAGGCAATCCCTTCTGGACGCTATATCCATTCTCTCTGCTGCCCACAAATACTTCACCCTTAGCAAAAGCATCCTGGGCATcaggagggaaagagagagatttATGGAATCCCAAAAGAACCAGGGAATAATAGCAGTACACCTGAGGACAGGAGGAGAGTGGCTGGGGAACAGGGATGGAGGGGCAAACCAGAAGAGCGGGGAGGCTCTGCTCCAAGGCAGCAGGGGAAAGGAAAATTGAAGAGCATAGATCTCGAGAGAACTGCTGCTCCTGTCTCTCTCCATGTCACATCCCACCCACCACATCGATGCC
Above is a window of Colius striatus isolate bColStr4 chromosome 1, bColStr4.1.hap1, whole genome shotgun sequence DNA encoding:
- the LOC133627741 gene encoding urotensin-2 receptor-like, with the protein product MPCAAGPLLWHGRAVICSTLLGKVPLDLLQQGQYRFPYTKGERDRSLTATCSCSPDPKMSCDPSPINARPGEDPEGGSFSEESSGRGEGSNVLAGDSPVTGPLGAVLLLMCLTGTVGNIYTVAVASGRVAGHSAGSLGVYVINLALADLLYLSTIPFVVCTYFAHDWFFGDVGCRLLLSLDLLTMHASIFLLTAMSLERYWAVARPLRARRAAGTYRKLASAGLWLLSLLLAAPMMAMTRLRDGGGPQKRICIPTWTPAAFRLYLTVLFGTGVLVPGVVLAVVYTRLAWAYRSSTWGPWPPAPGRAPARRLFSRISTIVVAYWACFLPFWAWQLAGLYWAEGLGIGPTTQAYLNFAVTCLAYGNSCVNPFLYTLLTRSYRQRPGHSGVGMTWPPARSREAVGSPTRHCCIPLAFRGSAGGSEG